In Flavobacterium sp., a single window of DNA contains:
- a CDS encoding serine hydrolase, with protein sequence MTRLLLFLLLTLFGKITAQNDLYTPDAIVYDIHKTNIGRVVFMNGNISLDQFKKSDILNSFELKHRSDLNIRVFMNNSVLNYLHQLAPDLSTEILLKTGNLQFSFYVDGKMIYKENIHHGCNFGSGGNKNTSTTFRVPLTSSKGEDWWAMYMWDRFKNNGGDKALTEGNHLLKIEIRPYIKLSENDVKTGNLIADGELKLIIKPIVLTKKQIEVQQIQPESDWQISEQPFDKKKIESLNTAIGNYTLKEITSIVAVYDGKLLIEEYFNDADRNTLHDTRSAGKSFTSTLMGMAIADGFIKNENQTLNTFYDLKKFANYEPKKDSVKIRDLLTMSSAFEGSDINGDSPGNEDNMYPAENWVKFALDLPMDKAKTNGRQWDYFTAGVVVLGDVLDKSVPEGLEKYADQKLFKPLHITKYQWQYTPQKVVNTAGSLQMTSLDYAKYAQLYKNKGSWSGKQLLNPEWVSKTFTKQIQIPERDNEFYGFLFWNKTISLEGKNYETFYCAGNGGNQFIVFKDLPLVIIITSKAFNKPYGHAQADKIVKEYILPAILNYKS encoded by the coding sequence ATGACACGTTTATTATTGTTTCTTTTATTGACTTTGTTTGGTAAAATTACGGCTCAAAATGATTTGTATACACCAGATGCAATTGTTTATGATATTCACAAAACAAACATTGGCAGAGTGGTGTTTATGAACGGAAATATTTCACTAGATCAGTTTAAAAAATCAGACATTTTAAATTCATTTGAATTAAAACACAGAAGTGATTTGAATATCAGGGTTTTTATGAATAATTCGGTCTTGAATTATCTGCATCAACTGGCTCCGGATCTGTCGACAGAAATACTTTTAAAAACCGGAAATCTTCAGTTTTCATTTTATGTAGATGGAAAAATGATTTACAAAGAAAATATCCATCATGGCTGTAATTTTGGATCTGGAGGTAACAAAAATACGTCAACTACTTTCAGGGTTCCGCTTACCAGTTCTAAAGGCGAAGACTGGTGGGCAATGTATATGTGGGATAGATTTAAAAATAATGGAGGTGATAAAGCTTTGACTGAAGGAAATCATTTGCTTAAAATTGAAATTAGACCTTATATTAAGCTGAGTGAAAATGATGTAAAAACAGGAAATTTAATTGCGGATGGAGAATTAAAGCTGATTATAAAACCCATTGTGCTGACTAAAAAACAAATTGAAGTTCAGCAGATTCAGCCCGAAAGTGACTGGCAAATTTCGGAACAGCCTTTTGATAAAAAGAAAATAGAGTCGTTAAATACTGCTATTGGAAATTATACTTTAAAAGAGATAACAAGTATTGTGGCTGTTTATGATGGCAAATTACTAATTGAGGAATATTTTAATGATGCTGATAGAAATACGCTGCACGATACACGATCTGCGGGGAAATCTTTTACTTCTACTTTAATGGGAATGGCTATTGCGGATGGTTTTATAAAAAATGAAAATCAGACTTTAAATACGTTTTATGATTTAAAAAAGTTTGCGAATTATGAACCTAAAAAAGACAGCGTTAAAATAAGAGATCTTCTTACGATGAGTTCTGCTTTTGAAGGATCAGATATAAACGGTGATTCTCCGGGAAATGAAGATAATATGTATCCTGCAGAAAATTGGGTAAAATTTGCTCTGGATCTTCCTATGGATAAGGCGAAAACAAATGGCAGACAATGGGATTATTTTACGGCCGGAGTTGTAGTTTTGGGAGATGTTCTGGATAAATCCGTTCCTGAGGGTTTAGAAAAATATGCCGATCAAAAACTTTTTAAGCCTTTACATATTACGAAATACCAATGGCAGTACACGCCGCAAAAAGTTGTCAATACGGCGGGAAGTTTACAAATGACTTCTTTGGATTATGCAAAATATGCTCAGTTGTATAAAAATAAAGGCTCATGGAGCGGAAAACAGCTTTTAAATCCGGAATGGGTTTCTAAAACTTTTACAAAACAAATTCAAATTCCGGAGCGTGACAATGAGTTTTACGGCTTTTTGTTCTGGAACAAAACGATTTCTTTAGAAGGAAAAAATTATGAAACGTTTTATTGTGCGGGAAATGGCGGTAATCAGTTTATTGTTTTTAAAGACCTTCCGTTAGTGATTATTATTACATCAAAAGCATTTAATAAACCTTATGGTCATGCTCAGGCAGATAAAATTGTGAAGGAATATATCCTGCCGGCGATTCTCAATTATAAATCTTAA
- a CDS encoding helix-turn-helix transcriptional regulator has product MKHSKKGEFYGDTNTTIYFDGITLTDTVYTHPKVDWHYHEHAYFTFILQGHVIEGNKKEVYNCNPGSLLFHNWQDAHYNIKPDGFTRGFHLEIEKHWFDNLSLNSENLEGSSKILNPDIKLLMYKIFRASKIDEADSDLSTQILLLEIISKLQDNFKSAFDKKPKWVTMIDEILHEQFTENLSLEYLSSILDIHPIHLSRDFSKYFNCNLGEYIRKLKVEKALSLMSSQQQSFTEIAYQCGFADQSHFNRCFREMNEINPSEHKKLLFGK; this is encoded by the coding sequence ATGAAACATTCAAAAAAGGGAGAATTTTACGGAGATACGAATACAACTATTTATTTTGACGGCATAACTTTAACAGATACGGTTTATACACATCCAAAAGTAGACTGGCATTATCATGAACATGCTTATTTTACTTTTATTCTTCAGGGCCATGTTATTGAAGGCAATAAAAAGGAGGTTTATAACTGTAATCCCGGAAGTCTTTTGTTTCATAATTGGCAGGATGCACATTATAATATAAAACCTGACGGATTTACGAGAGGTTTTCATCTTGAAATCGAAAAGCACTGGTTTGATAATTTGAGTTTAAACAGCGAAAATCTGGAAGGAAGTTCTAAGATCTTAAATCCGGATATTAAACTTTTGATGTATAAAATTTTCAGAGCTTCAAAAATAGACGAGGCAGATTCTGATCTTTCGACACAAATTTTACTGCTTGAAATTATTTCAAAACTGCAGGATAATTTTAAATCTGCTTTTGATAAAAAGCCCAAATGGGTAACAATGATTGATGAAATTTTGCACGAACAATTTACAGAAAATCTTTCTTTAGAATATTTATCGTCTATTTTAGATATTCATCCGATACATTTATCAAGAGATTTTTCTAAATACTTTAACTGCAATCTTGGCGAATATATTCGGAAACTGAAGGTAGAAAAGGCGCTTTCGCTGATGTCATCCCAACAACAATCTTTTACAGAAATCGCGTATCAATGCGGCTTTGCAGACCAAAGTCATTTTAACAGATGTTTTAGAGAAATGAATGAAATTAATCCTTCGGAACATAAAAAACTTCTTTTCGGGAAATAA
- a CDS encoding response regulator, with product MIYKNILQIDDDIDDCEFFMEALQAVSTAEYVSIQNPVEALNKLIHKKISPDVIFLDLNMPIMSGLEFLIEIKKQESIKNIPIIVFSTSQFEEIKKKAKNYGADDFISKPNNLNELKKILGHYLS from the coding sequence ATGATTTATAAAAATATATTGCAGATTGACGATGATATTGACGATTGCGAATTTTTTATGGAAGCTTTACAAGCCGTTTCAACAGCAGAATATGTATCAATACAAAATCCTGTCGAAGCGCTTAATAAATTAATCCATAAAAAAATTAGTCCTGATGTAATTTTTCTTGATCTTAATATGCCTATTATGTCAGGTCTTGAATTTCTAATAGAAATTAAAAAGCAGGAAAGCATTAAAAATATTCCCATTATAGTTTTTTCAACTTCACAATTTGAAGAAATAAAAAAGAAAGCAAAAAACTACGGTGCAGACGATTTTATATCAAAGCCAAACAACTTAAATGAATTAAAAAAAATATTAGGTCATTATCTGTCATAA